The proteins below come from a single Microtus ochrogaster isolate Prairie Vole_2 chromosome 8, MicOch1.0, whole genome shotgun sequence genomic window:
- the Fbxl15 gene encoding F-box/LRR-repeat protein 15 translates to MEPPMEQSGGEQEPGAVRLLDLPWEDVLLPHVLTWVPLRQLLRLQRVSRAFRALVQLHLAGLRRFDAAQVGPQIPRAALARLLRDAEGLQELALAPCHEWLSDEDLVPVLARNPQLRSVALAGCGQLSRRTLGALAEGCPRLQRLSLAHCDWVDGLALRGLADRCPALEELDLTACRQLKDEAIVYLAQRRGASLRSLSLAVNANVGDTAVQELARNCPQLEHLDLTGCLRVGSNGVRTLAEYCPALRSLRVRHCHHVAEPSLSRLWNRGVDIDVEPPLHQALVLLQDMAGFAPFVNLQV, encoded by the exons ATGGAGCCACCAATGGAGCAGTCCGGAGGGGAGCAAGAACCGGGAGCTGTCAG GCTCCTGGATCTGCCCTGGGAAGACGTGCTGCTCCCGCACGTCCTGACCTGGGTCCCGCTGCGCCAGCTGCTCCGGCTGCAGCGCGTCAGCCGCGCCTTCCGAGCGCTCGTGCAGCTGCACCTGGCGGGGCTGCGCCGCTTCGACGCCGCTCAG GTGGGGCCCCAGATTCCTCGGGCCGCGTTAGCCCGGCTACTGCGGGATGCGGAGGGGCTGCAGGAGCTGGCGCTGGCTCCGTGTCACGAATGGCTGTCGGACGAGGACCTGGTGCCAGTACTGGCACGGAATCCGCAGCTCCGGAGCGTGGCCCTGGCCGGCTGCGGCCAGCTGAGCCGCCGAACGCTGGGGGCGCTGGCTGAGGGCTGCCCGCGTCTGCAGCGCCTTTCGCTCGCTCACTGTGACTGGGTGGACGGTCTGGCACTACGTGGCCTCGCCGACCGCTGCCCGGCTCTGGAGGAGCTAGACCTCACCGCCTGTCGCCAGCTCAAGGACGAGGCCATCGTGTACCTGGCGCAGAGACGCGGCGCGAGCCTCCGCAGCCTCTCGTTGGCTGTCAACGCCAATGTGGGGGACACCGCGGTCCAAGAGTTGGCCCGAAACTGCCCGCAACTCGAGCACCTCGACCTCACAGGCTGCCTTCGCGTCGGAAGCAACGGTGTCAG GACCCTGGCCGAGTACTGCCCGGCGCTGCGCTCGCTGAGGGTGCGGCACTGCCACCACGTGGCCGAGCCCAGCCTGAGCCGCTTGTGGAACCGTGGTGTGGACATCGACGTGGAACCCCCGCTGCACCAGGCCCTGGTGCTACTCCAGGACATGGCAGGATTCGCACCCTTTGTCAACCTGCAGGTCTAA
- the Cuedc2 gene encoding CUE domain-containing protein 2 isoform X1, protein MELESIVSSALLAFVQTHLSEADVSGLDEVIFSYVLGVLEDLGPSGPSEENFDMDAFTEMMEAYVPGFAHIPRGMIGDMMQQLSSQLSDARNKENLHPQSSCVQGQVPIFPETLRQPEKLREETRSPAATGDTQHEAAGSEEELPGVDVLLEVFPTCSVEQAQWVLAKARGDLEEAVQMLTEGKEEGPPSWDGPSQDLPRRLRGPQKDELKSFILQKYMMVDSAEDQKIHRPMAPKEAPKKLIRYIDNQVVSTKGERFKDMRNPEAEEMKATYINLKPARKYRFH, encoded by the exons ATGGAGTTGGAGAGCATCGTCAGTTCGGCCCTCCTTGCCTTTGTGCAGACACACCTCTCGGAGGCCGACGTCAG TGGTTTGGATGAGGTCATCTTCTCCTATGTGCTGGGGGTCCTGGAGGACCTGGGCCCCTCAGGCCCCTCAGAGGAGAACTTTGATATGGATGCCTTCACAGAGATGATGGAGGCTTACGTGCCTGGCTTCGCCCACATCCCCAG GGGCATGATAGGGGACATGATGCAACAGCTGTCATCACAGCTGAGTGATGCTAGGAACAAAG agaACCTGCACCCACAGAGCTCCTGTGTCCAAGGTCAGGTGCCCATTTTTCCAGAGACCCTGAGGCAACCTGAAAAGCTCAGAGAAGAGACCAGATCTCCTGCTGCTACTGGGGACACCCAGCATGAG GCAGCTGGTTCTGAGGAAGAACTTCCGGGAGTAGATGTCCTCTTGGAGGTATTCCCTACCTGTTCTGTGGAGCAGGCCCAGTGGGTGTTGGCCAAAGCTCGGGGGGACTTGGAAGAAGCAGTGCAGATGCTGACAGAGGGCAAGGAAGAGGGGCCTCCCAGCTGGGATGGCCCAAGTCAG GACTTGCCCAGGCGCCTCCGAGGCCCCCAGAAGGATGAACTGAAGTCCTTCATCCTTCAGAA GTACATGATGGTGGACAGTGCAGAGGACCAGAAGATTCACCGACCCATGGCTCCCAAGGAG GCCCCCAAAAAGTTGATCCGATATATTGACAACCAAGTAGTGAGCACCAAAGGGGAGCGGTTCAAAGACATGCGGAACCCCGAGGCTGAGGAGATGAAGGCAACATACATCAACCTCAAGCCAGCCAGAAAGTACCGCTTCCACTGA
- the Cuedc2 gene encoding CUE domain-containing protein 2 isoform X2 — translation MELESIVSSALLAFVQTHLSEADVSGLDEVIFSYVLGVLEDLGPSGPSEENFDMDAFTEMMEAYVPGFAHIPRGMIGDMMQQLSSQLSDARNKETLRQPEKLREETRSPAATGDTQHEAAGSEEELPGVDVLLEVFPTCSVEQAQWVLAKARGDLEEAVQMLTEGKEEGPPSWDGPSQDLPRRLRGPQKDELKSFILQKYMMVDSAEDQKIHRPMAPKEAPKKLIRYIDNQVVSTKGERFKDMRNPEAEEMKATYINLKPARKYRFH, via the exons ATGGAGTTGGAGAGCATCGTCAGTTCGGCCCTCCTTGCCTTTGTGCAGACACACCTCTCGGAGGCCGACGTCAG TGGTTTGGATGAGGTCATCTTCTCCTATGTGCTGGGGGTCCTGGAGGACCTGGGCCCCTCAGGCCCCTCAGAGGAGAACTTTGATATGGATGCCTTCACAGAGATGATGGAGGCTTACGTGCCTGGCTTCGCCCACATCCCCAG GGGCATGATAGGGGACATGATGCAACAGCTGTCATCACAGCTGAGTGATGCTAGGAACAAAG AGACCCTGAGGCAACCTGAAAAGCTCAGAGAAGAGACCAGATCTCCTGCTGCTACTGGGGACACCCAGCATGAG GCAGCTGGTTCTGAGGAAGAACTTCCGGGAGTAGATGTCCTCTTGGAGGTATTCCCTACCTGTTCTGTGGAGCAGGCCCAGTGGGTGTTGGCCAAAGCTCGGGGGGACTTGGAAGAAGCAGTGCAGATGCTGACAGAGGGCAAGGAAGAGGGGCCTCCCAGCTGGGATGGCCCAAGTCAG GACTTGCCCAGGCGCCTCCGAGGCCCCCAGAAGGATGAACTGAAGTCCTTCATCCTTCAGAA GTACATGATGGTGGACAGTGCAGAGGACCAGAAGATTCACCGACCCATGGCTCCCAAGGAG GCCCCCAAAAAGTTGATCCGATATATTGACAACCAAGTAGTGAGCACCAAAGGGGAGCGGTTCAAAGACATGCGGAACCCCGAGGCTGAGGAGATGAAGGCAACATACATCAACCTCAAGCCAGCCAGAAAGTACCGCTTCCACTGA